From Rubricoccus marinus, a single genomic window includes:
- a CDS encoding ThiF family adenylyltransferase has product MSPADLPLALATALAEAREIEAASGGGFSIVGIRYDAGSLTIDVDLDARTFIAAHTPGGLLFEPTEHVSITLPPTFPVGYPRASVAHTRFAGYENVLRGDGLCLFRSPSTDWDPKMGLSGYVLERLWTWFDRVARNDVEQQGGAFHAPTLSRVLPVPAAVVAEASEPDATRPWMGYTRLTVAPPKAIDHARASTPDRVVIKGWDTSTARHIRGQRFGAAVLVGGRLGFEFPDTLGSLLRSLESTGLEPRTVVKHLGRVARAGVRGHPLYFTIGTSMGIDDSRHFLTTLFLPRPLSEALWEAGGTRRKEEAIDRVLTEGDGLPLLVCRSHEARPTVAVRRDQGAPMSWFEGREVAIWGCGAVGGPIAIAIARAGAARLVLRDKGVVSPGLLARQPYEADDVGLAKVDALRHRIRGIRPDLRVEADINDVTRIPPGTDWSDGAEIVIDATAAIPVRAFLDLRRSTPAVPILTVGVDARAERVFARLLTGSDPGSLGDLERDVRLQLAEREGGREYLDGFFPSRPRDSTDPFYPEPGCSESTFVGSAADMNALSAMALNWSARRLVQSQGTSAALLACQPYLALEDTDRLASVQFGARPYCHLKDPRLGFTVHLGEGVTSQLSRAIADARERLGPDVETGGALFGDWDSVRRVVWIDRAGPPPLDSIEAVDRFTCGVEGLAAETERLATASHGAVGFIGTWHTHPRHPPEPSGRDLASLADVFSRPERLPRVFTMLIVGSPHTAPELHPHVFSKGEFRGIPAP; this is encoded by the coding sequence ATGTCACCCGCCGACCTACCCCTCGCGCTTGCCACGGCACTAGCAGAGGCCCGCGAGATCGAGGCCGCCTCCGGGGGGGGCTTCTCTATCGTGGGCATCCGCTATGACGCCGGAAGCCTGACGATTGACGTCGACCTCGACGCCCGGACGTTTATTGCCGCGCACACTCCTGGTGGTCTCCTCTTCGAACCGACCGAGCACGTCAGCATTACGCTTCCGCCGACGTTCCCCGTGGGGTATCCCCGTGCGTCCGTCGCTCACACACGGTTCGCCGGTTACGAGAACGTCCTCCGAGGCGACGGTCTCTGCCTCTTCAGATCCCCGTCGACTGACTGGGACCCGAAAATGGGCCTGTCGGGCTACGTCCTCGAACGGCTCTGGACGTGGTTCGACCGGGTAGCCCGGAACGACGTCGAACAACAGGGGGGGGCGTTCCACGCGCCTACCCTTTCTCGGGTGCTGCCCGTCCCCGCCGCGGTCGTCGCCGAGGCGTCTGAGCCCGACGCCACACGGCCGTGGATGGGATACACGCGCCTGACGGTTGCACCTCCCAAAGCGATCGACCATGCACGGGCGAGCACGCCCGACCGCGTGGTCATCAAGGGGTGGGACACGTCTACGGCGAGACACATCCGCGGTCAGCGCTTTGGGGCTGCGGTCCTCGTCGGTGGTCGGCTCGGATTCGAATTCCCGGACACCCTCGGGTCCCTTCTCCGCTCCCTCGAGTCCACTGGACTCGAGCCCCGAACAGTCGTAAAGCACCTCGGCCGCGTCGCGCGCGCCGGAGTCCGGGGCCACCCCCTTTACTTCACCATCGGGACCTCGATGGGGATAGACGACTCACGTCACTTCTTGACAACGCTGTTCCTTCCTCGGCCCCTTTCAGAGGCTCTATGGGAAGCTGGTGGGACGCGTCGAAAAGAGGAGGCCATCGACCGGGTCCTTACCGAGGGCGATGGGCTGCCGCTGCTCGTCTGTCGATCGCACGAGGCCCGACCTACTGTCGCCGTGCGCCGCGATCAGGGCGCCCCTATGTCATGGTTCGAGGGTCGGGAGGTCGCGATCTGGGGGTGTGGCGCAGTCGGTGGTCCCATTGCTATCGCCATTGCGAGAGCCGGGGCCGCACGGCTCGTCCTCCGAGACAAAGGCGTCGTCTCACCAGGACTCCTCGCCCGCCAACCCTACGAAGCTGACGACGTCGGTCTCGCCAAGGTGGACGCACTCCGCCATCGGATCCGAGGGATCCGCCCTGACCTCAGGGTCGAGGCGGACATCAACGATGTCACTCGGATTCCACCGGGCACTGACTGGAGCGACGGCGCCGAGATCGTCATCGATGCGACCGCTGCAATCCCCGTCCGAGCGTTCCTCGACCTCCGCCGTAGTACGCCGGCGGTCCCGATCCTGACCGTTGGGGTCGACGCTAGAGCCGAACGCGTGTTCGCCCGTCTACTCACAGGAAGTGACCCGGGGAGCCTCGGCGACCTCGAGCGTGACGTCCGGCTCCAACTCGCCGAGCGTGAGGGAGGCCGCGAATACCTGGACGGCTTCTTTCCGTCCCGCCCACGGGACTCTACGGACCCCTTCTACCCCGAGCCCGGCTGTTCAGAGAGTACCTTCGTCGGTTCTGCAGCCGACATGAATGCCCTGTCCGCGATGGCACTCAATTGGAGTGCTCGGCGTCTCGTCCAGTCACAGGGAACGAGTGCGGCCCTCCTCGCCTGCCAGCCGTACCTCGCACTCGAAGACACTGATCGGCTCGCCTCCGTCCAGTTCGGCGCTCGGCCCTACTGTCATCTCAAAGACCCCAGGCTCGGATTTACAGTTCACCTTGGAGAAGGCGTGACCAGTCAGCTTTCGCGCGCGATCGCGGACGCTCGGGAGCGCCTCGGACCCGATGTAGAAACGGGGGGGGCACTTTTTGGCGACTGGGATTCCGTCCGCAGGGTCGTCTGGATCGACCGCGCTGGCCCCCCTCCCCTCGACAGCATCGAGGCCGTGGATCGATTTACGTGCGGAGTAGAAGGGCTGGCCGCCGAGACCGAACGGCTCGCCACCGCCTCGCATGGGGCGGTAGGGTTTATAGGAACGTGGCACACGCACCCCAGACATCCCCCGGAACCCAGCGGGCGCGATCTCGCTAGCCTCGCCGACGTGTTCTCGCGCCCCGAACGGCTGCCCCGTGTGTTTACGATGCTCATCGTGGGGTCCCCCCACACGGCCCCCGAGCTACATCCCCACGTGTTTTCCAAGGGCGAATTCCGTGGGATACCCGCCCCTTGA